In Silene latifolia isolate original U9 population chromosome X, ASM4854445v1, whole genome shotgun sequence, the following proteins share a genomic window:
- the LOC141620542 gene encoding uncharacterized protein LOC141620542, protein MTCILMVVFGSYGPLCDYPLCPFKTAKHIHCQLVHLATQKVYEVTFVYTFNSRIERRMLWQQLVSISSTVSNPWICMGDFNVVLNMDERLGSDHLHLADMKDFGHYLDTCSLVDHPATGCHFTWNNKQGDGLKWAKLDRILITPQWIREVGSTASFLTAGISDHSPGLVVVHTHNVVHKKTFRYMNCWSLSPHFLSCVKDNWQMGYAGGRIHTLFQNLKHLKKRAKVHDLNLKDASTKFFYSKIAARKIRNTVGSIHDEHGVLKTGLRAVADGNKSPGIDGYSSGFFLDALSIVGHDFKEAVYEFFLHGKLPKSANSTLLVLVPKLDTPLLLRTLGLLSLCTTFYKVVSKILANRIQGVMDQIIRRQCFCGSDGFYR, encoded by the exons ATGACTTGCATCCTAATGGTCGTATTTGGGTCTTACGGTCCCCTTTGTGATTACCCTCTTTGTCCTTTCAAAACCGCCAAACATATTCATTGTCAACTTGTCCACCTTGCTACTCAAAAAGTGTATGAGGTGACTTTTGTTTATACCTTCAATTCTAGAATTGAGAGGAGGATGCTCTGGCAGCAGCTTGTTTCTATCTCTTCTACAGTTTCCAATCCTTGGATTTGTATGGGGGATTTCAATGTTGTTTTAAATATGGATGAGAGACTGGGTAGTGACCATCTTCATCTTGCTGATATGAAGGACTTTGGGCACTATCTGGATACTTGTTCTTTGGTTGACCATCCTGCAACTGGTTGTCACTTTACGTGGAATAATAAACAGGGAGATGGGTTAAAATGGGCTAAGCTAGATAGGATTCTGATTACTCCACAGTGGATAAGGGAGGTTGGGTCTACAGCTTCTTTTCTTACTGCTGGTATCTCAGATCATTCTCCTGGTCTTGTTGTTGTTCATACTCATAATGTTGTTCATAAGAAGACGTTTAGATATATGAATTGTTGGTCCCTTTCTCCTCATTTCTTGAGTTGTGTGAAGGATAACTGGCAGATGGGGTATGCTGGTGGCAGAATTCATACTCTCTTTCAGAATCTTAAACACCTGAAGAAG AGGGCTAAGGTTCATGATTTGAATCTTAAAGATGCTAGCACTAAGTTCTTTTACTCTAAGATTGCTGCCAGGAAAATAAGGAATACTGTTGGGAGCATTCATGATGAGCATGGGGTTTTGAAAACAGGGTTAAGAGCTGTTGCTGATGG GAATAAAAGCCCTGGGATTGATGGTTATTCCTCTGGCTTCTTCCTGGATGCTTTGAGTATTGTTGGTCATGATTTTAAGGAAGCTGTCTATGAGTTCTTCCTTCATGGTAAGCTCCCTAAGTCTGCTAATTCTACTCTCCTTGTTCTTGTCCCTAAGCTTGACACTCCTCTCTTGTTAAGGACTTTAGGCCTATTATCACTTTGTACAACTTTTTATAAGGTTGTTAGCAAAATTTTGGCCAATAGAATTCAGGGGGTGATGGATCAAATTATTAGACGACAGTGCTTTTGTGGCTCGGATGGATTTTATCGATAA
- the LOC141620543 gene encoding uncharacterized protein LOC141620543, whose translation MAYELASKYGRAYLTPRCLLKVDIRKAFDSVNWEFLQQAMLSFGFPHVFVGWVMACITSPFYSLSINGGVEGFFPGKRGLRQGDPLSPYLFVICMEVLSRLATDMYQPLLDKIKGKIAHWANHSLSYAGKTLLINSIIFGMHNFWGASVLLPKGIIKKINKLCKDFLWGIDDGARRHVFLSWKAICQPKREGGIGIKEVLSWNCSQVLKWVWKLIARPHSLWALWVNRYILKGADFWSAQESISHSWYWNNVVKVKDFLLARAGSHRIALFGFRLFRLYHFSHCKNVSFGKTVFEEVHWYSLVHDRQCVPKHSFFGVLAFQDKLPTIDNLAHRGLHMVNRCALCCAHNESVEHLFFQCAFSSQV comes from the exons ATGGCTTATGAGCTTGCTTCCAAATATGGTAGAGCTTACCTTACACCTAGATGTCTTTTAAAAGTAGACATTAGGAAGGCTTTTGATTCTGTCAATTGGGAGTTTCTTCAGCAAGCTATGCTTAGTTTTGGGTTCCCTCATGTCTTTGTTGGTTGGGTCATGGCCTGTATTACTTCTCCCTTCTATTCTCTCAGTATTAATGGTGGAGTGGAGGGCTTCTTTCCTGGCAAAAGGGGTCTTAGACAGGGTGACCCACTGTCTCCCTATTTGTTTGTCATCTGTATGGAGGTTTTGTCCAG GCTTGCTACTGACATGTACCAGCCTCTGTTGGATAAAATTAAGGGGAAAATTGCTCATTGGGCTAATCATTCTCTCAGTTATGCTGGGAAGACCCTCTTGATTAACTCTATCATTTTTGGGATGCACAACTTTTGGGGGGCCAGTGTCCTTCTTCCTAAGGGTATCATTAAGAAGATTAATAAACTTTGCAAAGATTTCCTTTGGGGGATTGATGATGGGGCCAGGAGACATGTCTTTCTCAGTTGGAAGGCTATTTGTCAACCAAAAAGAGAAGGAGGGATTGGCATTAAAGAAGTTTTGAGTTGGAATTGTTCTCAGGTGCTCAAGTGGGTTTGGAAACTAATTGCTCGGCCACATAGTCTTTGGGCACTCTGGGTTAATAGATATATTCTCAAGGGGGCTGATTTCTGGTCTGCTCAAGAAAGTATCAGCCACTCTTGGTATTGGAATAATGTTGTGAAAGTTAAGGACTTTCTCCTTGCTCGTGCTGGTTCTCATAGGATTGCTCTATTTGGGTTTCGCTTGTTTCGACTCTACCACTTTTCACACTGCAAAAATGTATCATTTGGTAAGACAGTCTTTGAAGAGGTGCATTGGTACTCTCTGGTCCATGATCGACAGTGTGTGCCTAAGCATTCTTTCTTTGGTGTTCTGGCTtttcaggataagttgcctacTATTGATAACTTGGCTCACAGGGGACTTCATATGGTTAATAGATGTGCTCTCTGCTGTGCTCACAATGAAAGTGTGGAGCATCTGTTTTTTCAGTGTGCTTTCTCTTCACAGGTCTAG